The genomic region TAattcatttttatctcacccttccaccaaggagctcagagtcAGGACAGTGTTCATTTGttcacttccattttatttttataacaaccttgaggtgaggggtgggggctggcctaTCATTCAATAAACTTTCAGGGCTTAGCATACATTTGAATCTGTGTCCTAATCTGATGCTCTAGCCATTATAACATTCTGGCTTAAAATAATGCAGGCATGTACCAAGCCTATAAAATAAAGCTGTtgataatgtaccaaactgaacaCAGTGTCAACATCACCCTGTAGTGGCTAAGAGTATGAAGTGGGAAACCTTCAGGCTCAATTTTTGACTTTCCATGAACTTAATATGTGTTCTTAGGGCAGCCCCTATCTCTCAGCCTTAGCATTCTCCTATATCTGATATCTGTacaataataatacactgacctATCTTATAGGGATGTTTGAAGAAATAATGCCTATGAAATTCTATGaatgctaaaaaaaaaccctacaagaaTGCAAGGCATGACTGTTAATACCACCACCAGCCATTCCAAGCCTATCTGATTTGTAGACCTTAACTTCCCAGAAACAGGCTGATGCGACTCTAATTCTTGCCCAATAAATCTTTGAAATACTTGAACATGATGACTTCAGCAAGGATactattttaaatatatgttaaTTTTTATCTGATCatattaatatatctaattcgcAATGTGACCTcgtctgtggatgcttaaatccagagattatggccaggaacagacaagacagatctttctataagCCTGAGAAAtgccacaggtttgcagaaagaaagaaagaaagaaagaaagaaagaaagaaagaaagaaagaaagaaagaaagaaagaaagaaagaaagaaagaaagaaagaaagaaagaaagaaagaaagaaaaagaaatgggggtgggtAATCACTATTGTTTAGCAGCAGCTACCCAGGGTGATATAAAGTTTGgagtttcagactaagatctTGTTGACCCAAGTGAGGGAGCATGCTATCTTATTTTGTCAGATTATAGGCACTGGATCAAACTtttttctgctttattttttctttttctagccGTAGGTTATTAAGGATcaataaattataaaataaataatggatcATATTAAAATTCATTCCACAAAATGTAATGTAATTGCAATATTTTTCTATCCTTTCTTCCACAAAAATAAATGTTTCATAATTTTTACTTTTGGACAACATAAccatgtacattttttttaaaaaaaagaactaatTTTCTCAGAGTTGGTATAAAAAAAGACTTTAGAGTAACAAGTCAACCTTATgcatgtatactcagaagtaagtttcaATAAATTCAATGAGATTTACTTCTAAATAAATTAGCATGGGATTACATGCTTAGTAAGGAGCAAAACCCACGAAATATTATATTACTGACTCACGAGGAAGCATGCATATCAAGAAAAGATTTTAAGATAAATGTTTGAGAAGGGGTGAGAAGAGTTAGAAAAGGAAACTTTCATTTTcaagcaaagaaacaaacaatTTTTCTTGTGTGTGATTTTGGTCCAGTTGAACATTAATACTGAGAAatgctttttaatttaaatggAGCCCTATTCAATGTGTTATGTCAGAGTGCTGGGCAAATGCAAACACGCTACATAAGCAATAAGTGAAAACATTCTGGAGTCTCTCAATATGTCCCATATATCTTCAGAAAGCTCAATTTGGTGAAGAATGGGGACTATTTTAGAAAGTTCTGTTAAGGCAGTATGCATCATACACACACgatcagacacagagagagatttAATGAATTTAGTAACCTAACAAAGTTGAGAAATTGGCGTACCATCCATACTTCAAAGCAATCCTGAAGGAATTCAAGGAAGGAGGCAGAATAAAATGCATTGACTCTGCATGTTCAGaagatttaaaaaacagaaaaagataatGCCGTCCAAGTCAAATTTAATGTCATCATCAGTTGACATGGAATTGTTCTACCTATAGTCTACCTATAGTCTGtgcaagcagcagcacagaactgGACAGGAAGGCAGAAATATAGGGCTGGCCATTCCAAAACCATGTAGACAGGCCCTTCTGCTCCTATCTCACAAACTCTTGGTACCTGAGACCATTCATTTCTTAAATCATTTCCAACGAATTAccacccccccaaaaaccctAAAATCAGAATTTATACACTACAAAGATTAATAAAAGCTGAAATCCATTTAAGCATGACATTTAAGCATTTACCGTATAAGTATGGCATAACAATTATCTTACAATTTTACTCTTAAGCATATACTATTAATATAACTATTAATATACTATTAATATAACTATTAATATAACCATGCTGATTTTCTTGACTTTGCTTTAATAATGAATAAATTGATGGTGACTAGGTAGAGGCTAAATTGTTTCATCTTTTTAAAGTTGACAGGGATGCTGAATTTTGCTGGCAAGGGTATTAGGAAGAGTAGATAGGTCATTGGCTAGGGTACACTTTAGTTTCCAATGAGCCAAATAAAACTATCAAAATGCAAAAGCATAAAAATATTAATAAGTGATGCTGGACTTCATactggaaaaattaaaagaagcaGAAATTGAAAAGGAGCACTCTGAAGGCTTGTATCAATTACAAATTAATTAAGAGACCAGAGTAATGTATTTATACGTAGGGTGAAGTATATTTACtctctttcttcaggtttcaaagaagagacagagaaaaacaTTTTCTAAAACAATTTATTTGAAGCTGACTTCTACAGCTGCCACTTATCCAGAGTCAAAGAGAAGAGACCCAAAAGAAATGGCCAAGGGCAACCACACTACAGTGACTGAGTTCATTCTCTTTGGCTTCACAGACCGTCAAGACATAAAGGCTGCCCTCTTTGTGCTTTTTCTAGCCATCTATATTGCCACTCTGGTGGGGAACATTGGCATCTTCGTGCTAATCTGGATCAATCCCTGCCTTCACACTCCAATGTACTTTTTCCTGAATAACCTGGCATTCTTAGATCTTAGTTATTCTTCTGCCATTACTCCCAAGATGCTGGCCAATTTCTTAGCTGAGAAGAAGACTATATCATTCAGTGGCTGCATTGTACAGATGTATTTGTTTGCTTCCTTTGCTGATGCAGAGTGCCTCCTGCTGGCTGCCATGGCATATGACCGTTACATGGCCATTTGTAATCCACTGCTCTATCATGCTCTCATGTCCCGTAAGCTCTGCATCTGCCTAGTAGTAGGTTCCTATTTCACAGGCAGCATGAGCTCACTGGTGCATACTTGCTTTACATTCCGTCTTTCCTTCTGCAGTTCTAATGTCATCAATCACTTCTTCTGTGACATCCCTCCATTATTAGCTATCTCCTGCTCCAACATTCATATCAATGAAACCCTACTCTTTGCTCTATGTGGCTCAATACAAATTAGCACTTTTTTAGTTATCCTTGTCTCTTATTTTTGTATCCTTTGCACAATCCTAAGGATACGGTCTGCTGAAGGTCGCCACAAAGCCTTTTCAACTTGCACCTCCCACTTGACAGCTGTTGCCCTTTTCTATGGCACCCTTCTTTTCATGTATCTACGTCCTAGTTCAAGTTATGCCCTGGACACAGACAAAATAATCTCTGTGTTTTATACTGTTGTGTTTCCAATGGTGAACCCTTTAATCTACAGTCTGAGAAATAAAGATGTGAAGGATGCCTTGAAG from Eublepharis macularius isolate TG4126 chromosome 2, MPM_Emac_v1.0, whole genome shotgun sequence harbors:
- the LOC129323521 gene encoding olfactory receptor 5AS1-like; translation: MAKGNHTTVTEFILFGFTDRQDIKAALFVLFLAIYIATLVGNIGIFVLIWINPCLHTPMYFFLNNLAFLDLSYSSAITPKMLANFLAEKKTISFSGCIVQMYLFASFADAECLLLAAMAYDRYMAICNPLLYHALMSRKLCICLVVGSYFTGSMSSLVHTCFTFRLSFCSSNVINHFFCDIPPLLAISCSNIHINETLLFALCGSIQISTFLVILVSYFCILCTILRIRSAEGRHKAFSTCTSHLTAVALFYGTLLFMYLRPSSSYALDTDKIISVFYTVVFPMVNPLIYSLRNKDVKDALKRTLERNLCCG